The genomic region AGCGCAGGAACGCCTTGGCGCAGTGGGAGAACAGCTCCTCGATCTCGACCACCACCGCCAGCACCGGTCGGTGACCGCGCACCACCATCTCCTCGAAGAAGGGGGCGTCGCTGACCAGGCGGGCGCGGCCGTTGATGCGCAGCGTGTCGCCGCGGCCGGGGATGAAGAACTCCAGCCCGACGTGCGGGTTCTCCACGATGTTGCGATAGCCGTCGGCGCGCCGGTTGCCCGGTCGCTCGGCCAGCGCGATCGTGCGCTCGTCGATGACGTGGACCAACGAGCCGGCCGGGTCGCCCTTGGGCGAGGCGTCGCACTCCCCCGCCGCCGAGGCGGTCGCCATCACGCAGAACGGCGAGGCCGCCAGCCAGGCGCGGTCCGCCTCGAGCAGCGCGTGGCGGGCCTTGTCGCGGGCCCGCGGCTGCGGCTCCCCGATCACCTCGAGGAGCTCCTCGACGCTGGCGATCGTCGCCCAGTCGGGCGGCGGCTGGGTCGACGGGTTCACCCGCCCAACCTACCCAGTCCGCCGCCCGCCGGGCTCAGCGCGGCTCAGCGCACCGGCTTCACCACGGCCGCGCTGCCGCCGCCGCGCCGCTCCGGCTCGGCCACCGCGGTGAGCCGGCCGCGCGGGCCGAAGCCGATCGCGGTGGCCGCCCCGATCTCCGCGGCGCTGGTGAACGCATCGCCCGAGGGCGTCAGGGTGTGGCCGAGCGCCGTGAGGCCCGGGCCGAAGGCGTCGATGAACGCCG from Nocardioides sp. dk884 harbors:
- a CDS encoding pyridoxamine 5'-phosphate oxidase family protein, which gives rise to MNPSTQPPPDWATIASVEELLEVIGEPQPRARDKARHALLEADRAWLAASPFCVMATASAAGECDASPKGDPAGSLVHVIDERTIALAERPGNRRADGYRNIVENPHVGLEFFIPGRGDTLRINGRARLVSDAPFFEEMVVRGHRPVLAVVVEIEELFSHCAKAFLRSGLWDPETWDPEAVVPRRAVLAAETEPTGMSLAELDEHYRPENYAKGLYA